In one window of bacterium DNA:
- a CDS encoding OsmC family protein, giving the protein MDMKIVFPGNKKVDALYNGFRISTDQPAFGGGDGTAPAPFDLFLASLGTCAGIYVLGFCQQRGLPTEGIELTQRLEFDPVRRMVSKVHLEISVPPEFPEKYHDALIKSASLCAVKKHMETPPEFDIYTAVKETEQA; this is encoded by the coding sequence ATGGACATGAAAATAGTATTTCCCGGCAACAAAAAAGTGGACGCGCTGTACAACGGCTTCCGCATCAGCACCGATCAGCCCGCCTTCGGCGGTGGTGATGGCACGGCGCCGGCCCCGTTCGACCTCTTCCTGGCCTCGCTGGGCACCTGCGCGGGCATCTACGTGCTCGGCTTCTGCCAGCAGCGTGGACTCCCCACCGAGGGCATCGAGCTGACGCAGCGCCTCGAATTCGATCCCGTGCGCCGCATGGTCTCGAAAGTGCACCTGGAAATCAGCGTTCCCCCCGAATTCCCCGAAAAATATCACGACGCACTGATCAAGTCTGCTTCCCTCTGCGCCGTCAAGAAGCACATGGAAACACCGCCCGAGTTCGACATCTACACCGCCGTCAAGGAAACCGAGCAGGCCTGA
- a CDS encoding HAMP domain-containing protein, with protein sequence MPTAKLKTKLQISFLLIGFISIVITGWQAYVSARTALEEVTFQRLTAIRESKRRQIEYYFERVRSDVINRSSDPEALAMSRKLIAAFRPLASSPALRSAVYRHARKSGETESVPQNLRRYLRSMHDADAMFLPYLEQEGYYDVFIVDAESGDIVYTVKREADFATNLHSGPYRATNFAQVFRDAAAANDRQYARFVDFEPYAPSADAPASFVASPVMHEGRAVAVMIFQLSIDDINAVMTEHGNWEREGLGESGETYIVGTDYRMRNDSRFFIEQPKAYLAMLRDLGTDEDVLQSIRTHRTSVLLQDVHTEATQAALRGKTDTRIVRDYRGMRVLSSFTPLHIADLHWVLLSEIDEKEAFRSVYELREQLILSGLIILLFAVSLGFIISQTISRPIRGLTHVAEQFGRGELSSRADVRTQDEIGILASTFNTMADKIKFHTDRLEDEIGERRRAEERLQRSQEQFRNLSRHLQSVREEERKGVAREIHDELGQRLTSLKLHLALLQEDVPEGEGVMRGRFSAMLDDIDATIQSVKRIISQLRPGLLDDLGLSAAIEWQTEEFQRHSGIRCQLQITPPELSLDPDRATAVFRIFQETLTNVARHSGAGTVQIDLVAEEDEVHLQIRDDGRGISPAELENPSSFGLIGIRERAHYFGGEVTITGSPEKGTVVSVHIPLAAQES encoded by the coding sequence ATGCCCACGGCCAAACTGAAGACAAAACTGCAGATTTCCTTCCTGCTGATCGGATTTATCTCCATCGTGATCACGGGATGGCAGGCCTATGTCAGTGCGCGCACGGCGCTCGAAGAGGTGACCTTTCAGCGGCTGACGGCCATACGGGAATCCAAGCGCCGTCAGATCGAATATTATTTCGAACGCGTGCGAAGCGACGTCATCAACCGGTCGAGCGATCCGGAAGCGCTGGCGATGTCGCGGAAGCTGATCGCCGCCTTTCGTCCCCTCGCCTCCTCCCCCGCCCTCCGCAGTGCCGTCTACCGTCATGCGCGGAAAAGCGGGGAAACGGAGTCCGTCCCGCAGAACCTGCGCCGCTACCTGCGCAGCATGCACGATGCCGACGCGATGTTCCTTCCCTACCTCGAGCAGGAAGGATATTACGATGTCTTCATTGTAGACGCCGAGAGCGGGGATATCGTCTATACGGTCAAGCGGGAGGCGGATTTCGCCACCAATCTGCACAGCGGACCCTATCGCGCCACGAATTTCGCGCAGGTGTTCCGGGATGCGGCGGCGGCGAATGACAGGCAGTATGCACGGTTTGTGGATTTCGAGCCGTATGCGCCCTCGGCCGACGCCCCGGCTTCTTTCGTTGCCTCACCGGTGATGCATGAGGGACGCGCGGTGGCAGTGATGATTTTCCAGCTGTCCATCGACGACATCAACGCGGTGATGACAGAGCACGGAAACTGGGAGCGGGAAGGACTCGGTGAAAGCGGGGAAACCTATATCGTGGGGACGGACTACCGCATGCGCAATGACAGCCGTTTCTTCATCGAACAGCCGAAGGCCTATCTCGCCATGCTGCGCGACCTGGGCACGGACGAGGATGTGCTGCAGTCCATTCGCACGCATCGCACCTCCGTTCTGCTGCAGGACGTCCATACCGAGGCCACGCAGGCCGCACTGCGCGGAAAAACCGATACGCGCATCGTACGCGATTACCGCGGCATGCGTGTACTCAGTTCTTTCACTCCCCTGCATATCGCCGACCTGCACTGGGTGCTGCTTTCCGAGATCGATGAAAAAGAAGCGTTTCGCTCTGTCTATGAGCTGCGCGAGCAGCTGATACTGAGCGGACTCATCATCCTGCTCTTCGCCGTCAGCCTGGGCTTTATCATCTCGCAGACAATCTCGCGTCCCATTCGCGGACTCACCCACGTTGCCGAACAGTTCGGACGCGGAGAACTCAGCAGCCGCGCCGATGTGAGGACGCAGGACGAAATCGGCATCCTTGCGTCCACCTTCAACACCATGGCCGATAAAATCAAATTCCACACCGACAGACTGGAGGATGAAATCGGAGAACGCCGTCGTGCGGAGGAGCGCCTGCAGCGTTCGCAGGAGCAGTTCCGCAATCTCTCGCGCCATCTGCAGAGCGTGCGCGAGGAAGAACGCAAGGGCGTGGCAAGGGAAATCCATGATGAACTCGGCCAGCGGCTGACTTCCCTCAAACTGCATCTTGCGCTGCTGCAGGAAGACGTGCCCGAAGGGGAGGGCGTGATGCGGGGACGCTTCTCAGCCATGCTTGATGATATCGACGCGACAATTCAATCCGTCAAGCGCATCATTTCGCAGCTGCGTCCCGGACTGCTCGATGATCTCGGACTCTCGGCTGCCATCGAATGGCAGACCGAAGAATTCCAGCGGCACAGCGGCATACGCTGTCAGCTGCAGATCACTCCGCCCGAGCTTTCCCTCGACCCCGACCGTGCAACTGCGGTTTTTCGTATTTTCCAGGAGACGCTCACCAACGTCGCGCGGCACAGCGGCGCCGGCACGGTGCAGATCGACCTCGTGGCGGAAGAGGATGAAGTGCATCTGCAGATTCGCGACGACGGACGCGGGATCAGTCCCGCCGAACTCGAGAACCCCTCTTCCTTCGGCCTGATCGGTATCCGCGAACGCGCCCACTACTTCGGCGGTGAGGTCACCATCACCGGTTCGCCGGAAAAGGGCACCGTCGTTTCGGTGCACATTCCCCTGGCAGCACAGGAGTCGTAG
- a CDS encoding HigA family addiction module antidote protein → MLREDVLPEYHLSVAQHAAAIGVARQTVNELLRERRAVSPSMALRLSRLFGNSAEF, encoded by the coding sequence ATTCTTCGTGAGGACGTCCTCCCGGAATACCACCTCTCTGTGGCGCAGCACGCTGCCGCTATCGGTGTTGCGCGACAGACGGTGAACGAACTGCTGCGGGAGCGGCGGGCAGTCAGTCCCTCAATGGCATTACGCCTGTCACGCCTCTTCGGAAACTCCGCGGAGTTCTGA
- a CDS encoding response regulator transcription factor, with product MDNVRILLIEDNRLLQEGIAAMLDSVEGFGVIARSEDGDAIEQLKKLSTLPDIVLLDLGLEKMDSLDLMAIIQKEIPKCRIIAMEILAENVDIVEFVRAGGHGFILKNAPTSEWIRTIRAVASGEKVLPPAMTHSLFMQIALNTVEKVHALPKDAVRLTPRELEVVKLISEGLSNKEIAETLHIATYTVKSHVHNILEKLALSTRLQIAAYTHSRNS from the coding sequence ATGGATAATGTGCGCATATTGCTGATTGAAGATAACCGTCTGCTCCAGGAAGGGATTGCGGCGATGCTGGACAGTGTCGAGGGGTTTGGCGTCATCGCACGTTCGGAAGATGGTGATGCCATCGAGCAGCTGAAGAAGCTGAGCACGCTGCCCGATATCGTGCTCCTCGACCTCGGACTGGAGAAAATGGATAGTTTGGATCTCATGGCCATTATCCAGAAGGAAATTCCAAAGTGCAGGATCATCGCGATGGAAATTCTCGCTGAGAATGTGGACATCGTGGAATTCGTGCGGGCCGGCGGCCACGGGTTCATCCTGAAAAATGCACCCACGAGTGAATGGATCCGTACGATACGCGCCGTCGCCTCGGGAGAGAAGGTCCTTCCACCCGCGATGACACACTCCCTCTTCATGCAGATCGCTCTCAACACGGTGGAGAAGGTTCATGCCTTGCCAAAGGATGCGGTCCGGCTTACGCCGAGGGAACTGGAAGTGGTGAAGCTGATTTCAGAAGGTCTGAGCAACAAGGAAATCGCAGAAACCCTTCACATCGCGACCTATACCGTCAAGAGTCACGTCCACAACATCCTGGAAAAATTGGCCCTGAGTACCCGCCTGCAGATCGCGGCCTATACGCACAGTCGAAATTCCTGA
- a CDS encoding response regulator transcription factor, producing MIKILIADDHVLFREGLKQILGKHRELRVIDEAGSGTEATQKILHSSCDVVILDISMPGRSGLDILAEIRKVKPDLPVLIVSMHPEDQYAVRVLRAGASGYLTKESAASELITAIHKIASGGRYISASVAERLADAIENDRDEAPHHTLSNREFQVMRMLAAGKTLKEIAEDLILSEKTITTYRARILEKMDLRNNVELSHYAIKHDLLD from the coding sequence ATGATCAAGATTCTCATCGCTGACGATCATGTACTTTTTCGTGAGGGACTCAAGCAGATTCTCGGCAAGCATCGCGAGTTGCGCGTCATTGACGAAGCAGGCAGCGGCACCGAAGCCACGCAGAAAATCCTCCACAGCAGCTGCGATGTGGTCATCCTCGACATCTCCATGCCCGGGCGCAGCGGACTCGACATCCTCGCCGAAATCCGCAAGGTCAAACCCGATCTGCCCGTACTCATCGTCAGCATGCATCCAGAAGACCAGTACGCCGTGCGCGTGCTCCGTGCCGGGGCATCGGGCTACCTGACCAAGGAAAGCGCCGCGTCCGAACTGATCACCGCCATTCACAAAATCGCCTCGGGGGGACGCTACATCAGCGCCAGCGTGGCAGAGCGCCTGGCAGACGCCATCGAAAACGACCGTGACGAAGCACCCCACCACACCCTCTCCAACCGTGAATTCCAGGTTATGCGCATGCTGGCCGCGGGCAAGACGCTGAAGGAAATCGCCGAAGACCTCATCCTCAGCGAAAAAACCATCACCACCTACCGCGCACGCATCCTCGAAAAAATGGACCTCCGCAACAACGTCGAACTCTCCCATTACGCCATCAAGCACGATCTGCTGGATTGA